The nucleotide window GTACAAATTTAGGAGGTGAAGAATCGTGCGAAAGATCGTGTTCCTCTTAGCGATGATGGTGTTGCTGGTGCCGGCATCATATACGTATGCCTTCAGCACCACGGGCCAGGATTGTGCGAAATGCCACACCCTGACCAAGGACGAAGCAGTGACCCTGTTGAAAGACCTCATACCGAACCTGAAGGTACTTGATGTCGTGACGAGTCCCATGAAGGGAATGTGGGAAGTGGACGTGGTGGCGAACGGAAAGAAGGGGCTCGTCTACGTCGACTTCACGAAAAAATACCTCATCTCGGGCTCTCTCGTAGACATCAAGGAAAAAAAGAATGTCTCCCAGGAGAGGCTCGCCGACATCAGCAGGGTGGACGTATCGACAATCCCCCTCGGTGATGCCGTTGTCATGGGAGACAAGGACGCCAAGTACAAGATTATCGTATTCAGCGACCCCGATTGACCGTACTGCGCAAAACTTCATCAGGAGATGAAGAAGGTCATTGAAGAGAGAAAAGATATCGTGTTCTATGTCAAGATGTTCCCGCTCCCGATGCATAAGGGCGCGTATGATAAGGCAAAGGCGATCGTCTGCGAGAAATCCCTCGCCCTTCTCGAAGACGCCTATGAGAAGAAAGAGATGCCGAAGCCGAAATGCGAAACAACGGTGCTCGATGACAATATCAAACTCGCCGAGAGCCTCGGCATCTCAGGCACTCCGGCAGTGATCTTCCCCGACGGCAAGGTAATCCCGGGGGCTGTTGACGCCAAGACGATTATCGGCGGAGTGGGGAAATGATAATGATAGGGAGTACGCAGTAGGACGATAGTAACGCGCTGAGAGGTTTCCGTCCGGTGACCTCTCAGCGTTTATTCATATGCCGAAGTGGCGGAACTGGCAGACGCGCTAGGTTCAGGGTCTAGTGGTCGCAAGGCCGTGCGGGTTCGAGTCCCGCCTTCGGCACCAACCTTTTCTTTTTATATCAATACCTTAGCGTTCTGAAAACCTCAAAAAAAACCGTCAACAGACCGTCAACAAGTGGTTTTTTCCATAGCTGGGAAAAGCAGAAGATGTAGTAGATAGATAAGAGAGAATGTTATGCTTAAAAGAGAAAAAAGAGGAGGTAGTCATGGATATCCCAGATAAATTGTTGGACATCATGAAACAGGACGGGGTTGTTGCGATTGCAACGTTGGGAAAGGATGGACAGCATTTGGTCAATACTTGGAATAGCTATTTAAGGATATCATCAGACGGCCGCCTATTCATTCCTGCTGGCTATATGCATAAGACAGAGGCTAACGTTGCCTTTAATCCCAATGTGCTGATTACATTGGGAAGCAGCAAGGTCAAAGGCTTGCACGGGGCAGGGGCTGGCTTCTTGATTAAGGGGAAGGCAAT belongs to Thermodesulfovibrionales bacterium and includes:
- a CDS encoding disulfide isomerase DsbC N-terminal domain-containing protein; this encodes MRKIVFLLAMMVLLVPASYTYAFSTTGQDCAKCHTLTKDEAVTLLKDLIPNLKVLDVVTSPMKGMWEVDVVANGKKGLVYVDFTKKYLISGSLVDIKEKKNVSQERLADISRVDVSTIPLGDAVVMGDKDAKYKIIVFSDPD
- a CDS encoding pyridoxamine 5'-phosphate oxidase family protein → MDIPDKLLDIMKQDGVVAIATLGKDGQHLVNTWNSYLRISSDGRLFIPAGYMHKTEANVAFNPNVLITLGSSKVKGLHGAGAGFLIKGKAIFITSGPDYDFMKEKFSWLRATFAVVIDSITQTW